In one Acetobacter sp. genomic region, the following are encoded:
- a CDS encoding DUF2274 domain-containing protein: MTKLRISAIPDSRPVKLTIELPAEIHRDLLLYAELVSGNAGETADAIPDAARLVPLMVGRFMETDRVFQKQRRGRKPAPAAEMTGVSSEG, from the coding sequence ATGACAAAACTTCGTATCAGCGCCATTCCTGACAGTCGGCCGGTCAAGCTGACGATTGAGCTGCCCGCAGAGATACATCGTGACCTGCTGCTGTATGCTGAACTGGTCTCGGGAAACGCAGGTGAGACGGCAGATGCCATCCCCGATGCGGCCCGGCTGGTGCCGCTCATGGTCGGGCGTTTCATGGAAACCGATCGGGTCTTCCAGAAACAGCGGCGGGGCAGAAAGCCAGCACCTGCCGCGGAAATGACAGGCGTCTCCAGCGAAGGGTAA
- a CDS encoding type II toxin-antitoxin system RelE/ParE family toxin yields MPTCRKTRLAEDDIISIYIQGVKEFGPRQAEIYHAGLADAFDLITSHPQLAPERREFDPPIRLHRHRAHHILYFIDDEGVLIVRVLPRLRRWERFMETD; encoded by the coding sequence ATGCCGACCTGTAGAAAGACACGGCTCGCCGAAGACGACATCATCAGCATCTACATTCAGGGTGTGAAGGAATTCGGGCCACGGCAGGCCGAAATCTACCATGCAGGACTGGCAGACGCGTTCGACCTTATCACCTCACATCCGCAGCTTGCGCCGGAACGTCGTGAGTTCGACCCACCGATACGGCTGCATCGTCATCGGGCTCACCATATCCTCTATTTCATTGACGACGAAGGGGTTCTGATCGTCCGCGTGCTGCCTCGACTACGGCGCTGGGAGCGGTTTATGGAAACAGACTGA
- a CDS encoding type II toxin-antitoxin system ParD family antitoxin, whose protein sequence is MATMNVSLPDPMKEWVEAQARTGRYSNASDYVRDLIRRDQEARAAHDEVQAHITAGLQSGVGTRSMKQLLQNARAAAGTTDADL, encoded by the coding sequence ATGGCAACAATGAACGTATCCCTGCCCGACCCCATGAAGGAATGGGTGGAGGCTCAGGCCAGGACAGGACGCTACAGCAATGCGAGCGACTACGTCCGCGACCTGATCCGGCGTGATCAGGAAGCCCGTGCGGCGCATGACGAGGTTCAGGCCCACATCACAGCCGGTCTGCAGAGCGGCGTCGGGACCAGAAGCATGAAGCAGTTGCTGCAGAATGCTCGCGCGGCTGCCGGGACGACGGATGCCGACCTGTAG
- a CDS encoding FAD-dependent monooxygenase: MSDGMRIGIAGAGLGGVAAAGLLQRAGFDVVLFDQAPAFSRLGAGIQFGPNVLKILAHLDGLDKKLEAISCLPDYWVSRKWDDGAVMAKIPLNAERDRYGAPYITIHRGDLHQAMLDCISPERVRWEHKLIDFVDNGRDVTLSFENGATETVDILVGADGINSCVREKIFGLEEAVYTGWIAHRAIIPGAAAKSLGADVNAKWWSDDRHIVCYYLDRNEDEFYLVTGEPAEWTSRAGQLPSSQEALREVFKGFHLLVQGYIDATDVVTKWPLKTRDPLPTWYQGRTVLMGDSCHPMKPHMAQGAAMAVEDAAVLARALKELGTKDLERTFRAYHEARKERATKVQSISNANTWLRQPEDPYWCYGDNVYDLALG; encoded by the coding sequence ATGTCGGACGGAATGCGCATAGGGATTGCGGGAGCAGGGCTGGGAGGAGTTGCTGCTGCTGGGCTCCTTCAGCGGGCAGGCTTCGATGTTGTCCTCTTTGATCAGGCTCCTGCGTTCTCCCGCCTTGGAGCAGGTATCCAGTTCGGTCCCAACGTGCTGAAGATTCTTGCGCATCTGGATGGCCTGGACAAAAAGCTGGAAGCGATCTCCTGCCTGCCGGATTACTGGGTCAGCCGGAAGTGGGACGATGGTGCTGTTATGGCGAAAATTCCGCTGAATGCCGAGCGTGACCGATATGGCGCACCCTACATTACCATCCATCGTGGTGATCTGCATCAGGCGATGCTGGACTGTATCAGTCCGGAACGTGTGCGCTGGGAACACAAACTGATCGATTTCGTCGACAATGGCCGCGACGTGACACTGTCTTTTGAAAACGGTGCGACGGAAACCGTCGATATTCTGGTCGGCGCTGATGGTATCAATTCGTGTGTGCGTGAAAAAATCTTCGGTTTAGAAGAAGCTGTTTACACAGGCTGGATTGCGCACCGCGCCATTATCCCTGGTGCTGCCGCCAAAAGTCTGGGAGCGGATGTCAACGCCAAATGGTGGTCGGATGATCGGCATATTGTCTGCTATTATCTGGATCGCAACGAAGACGAGTTCTATCTCGTAACGGGTGAGCCCGCAGAATGGACCAGCCGCGCAGGGCAGTTGCCAAGCAGTCAGGAAGCGCTCCGTGAAGTGTTCAAGGGCTTTCACCTGCTGGTGCAGGGCTATATCGACGCTACGGATGTCGTGACGAAATGGCCGCTCAAAACGCGCGATCCTCTTCCGACCTGGTACCAGGGTCGCACGGTTCTGATGGGCGATTCCTGCCATCCGATGAAGCCACACATGGCGCAGGGCGCGGCCATGGCCGTCGAAGATGCCGCCGTTCTGGCGCGTGCTTTGAAAGAGTTGGGCACGAAAGATCTGGAACGCACCTTCCGTGCTTACCATGAGGCCCGCAAGGAGCGTGCGACCAAGGTGCAGAGCATCTCCAACGCCAACACTTGGCTGCGCCAGCCGGAAGATCCTTACTGGTGCTACGGCGACAACGTGTACGATCTAGCGCTCGGCTGA
- a CDS encoding (2Fe-2S)-binding protein has product MVTSVFLTVNGRRHEVMAATHTPLLTVLRNDLGLNGPKFGCGLGACGACTVLLDGKAARSCVVRLDAAAACENVVTLEGLSPDGSDPVQQAFVKAQAAQCGYCLNGMVMTLRAFLDAVPNPDERALKEALRYNLCRCGTHVEIMRAARIVAGLEMADPTEENGGT; this is encoded by the coding sequence ATGGTGACAAGCGTCTTTCTGACGGTCAACGGCAGACGTCACGAGGTGATGGCTGCCACCCACACTCCGCTGTTGACCGTATTGCGGAATGATCTGGGTCTTAACGGCCCAAAGTTCGGCTGCGGTCTCGGTGCGTGTGGCGCCTGCACGGTGCTGCTGGACGGCAAAGCCGCACGTAGTTGTGTGGTGCGTCTGGATGCTGCTGCTGCCTGTGAAAATGTTGTTACATTGGAAGGGCTTTCCCCGGATGGGAGCGATCCTGTCCAGCAGGCCTTCGTGAAGGCGCAGGCAGCGCAGTGCGGCTACTGTCTCAATGGAATGGTCATGACCTTGCGGGCCTTTCTCGACGCTGTGCCCAATCCTGATGAACGGGCTCTGAAGGAAGCGCTTCGCTATAATCTTTGCCGCTGCGGCACGCATGTCGAAATCATGCGCGCGGCACGCATCGTCGCAGGCTTGGAAATGGCTGATCCGACAGAGGAGAATGGCGGAACGTGA
- a CDS encoding molybdopterin cofactor-binding domain-containing protein has translation MTGLLQIFRKSQPPTGLAARAGDFVPREEVLVQIDADGQVLGFCGHVDLGTGIATSLAQIVADELDADLKQVRMVLGHTDRTPDQGATIASETIQITAKPLRKAAAQARRVLLDRAATLTNHPANELSFRNGKLEDASGQDRSISMGDLVCDITVRLELDEETSVKTPSEYRVVGREMPRVDIPDKVTGRMVYVHDVRVPAMLHARVVRPPYAGYDHGPFVGRSLLDVDRESVAHITGLVDVVVIGDFVGVVTEREEQAVEAAYALKVTWAPPALPDLSDPIEAVKKNPYEPRVVLDQGDAEGHLATLAHRLDREYHWPYQMHGSIGPSCSVADWSDEGLTVWSGTQNPHMLQADIAMLMGLPKEQVTIVRHEAAGCYGRNCADDVGGDAALLSRAVGRPVRVQLSREQEHVWEPKGTAQLISIRGGLDEAGNPVAYDLDTSYPSNVSPLLALVLTGVVPGDIPVVTQMGDRTAIPPYDYTNARITVKDMPPMARASWFRGVSALPNSFAHDSYIDELAAEAGVDPLEYRLRYLPDQRAADLLKATAARAGWEPRTEAPQPDPQERILQGRGLAYALYVHGPFPGKPAAWSAWVADVEVDRLTGVVSVTRAVVGQDAGLMINPAGVRHQLHGNVVQSTSRILTEQVTFDDKGVESREWGGYPIIQFPDVPEIEPVLMERPDQPPLGAGESASVPSAAAIANAIYAATGVRFRDVPFTPEKVKARLDEALGPLEQQSPTPLLPLAVSGEPAQPALRQGWKGLLRTAGFGAVFAVAGSALTGLLPWRAPIAPVAPPASGMFSPEIIARGKLVAAAGDCAVCHTAPGSHENAGGFALETPFGIIYSTNLTPDPATGIGRWSYQAFERAMREGIGRDGRHLYPAFPYTAFAKTSDEDMQALYAYLMSQEPVRKQSPKTTLKFPYNLRFSMAGWNALFHSTAPFVENPAQSAQWNRGAYLAEGLGHCSACHTPRNALGAERTKTAYLAGGEAEGWVAPALSALSRSPIPWSEDDLYAYLRTGFSPNHGPAGGPMAPVVHAMEVLPDEDVRAIAHYIASFDTRQTSVGVTARREEVLTRTASLQALEKGEGARIYNSACAVCHEGEGAHLYGARPQLALNSNVWADTPDNLIRVLLDGAPSPAHQAENMMPAYRHLLSDRQMAEVLAFLRRTMAPEKGEWSDLATRVARIRAEGGH, from the coding sequence GTGACCGGTTTGCTCCAGATCTTCCGGAAATCCCAACCACCGACAGGTCTTGCCGCCCGTGCCGGTGATTTCGTCCCTCGTGAGGAAGTGCTCGTCCAGATCGATGCCGATGGACAGGTTCTCGGTTTCTGCGGCCATGTCGATCTCGGAACAGGAATCGCCACATCACTGGCTCAGATCGTGGCGGATGAACTCGATGCCGATCTGAAGCAGGTCCGGATGGTTCTTGGCCATACCGACAGGACTCCCGATCAGGGTGCGACTATTGCCAGTGAAACAATTCAGATCACGGCCAAACCACTGAGAAAGGCGGCTGCACAGGCGCGGCGCGTTTTACTGGATCGTGCCGCGACGTTGACGAATCATCCTGCCAACGAATTGTCCTTTCGGAATGGAAAACTGGAGGATGCTTCAGGGCAGGATCGTTCCATCAGTATGGGCGATCTCGTGTGTGATATCACGGTGCGGCTGGAGCTCGACGAAGAAACGTCCGTGAAGACGCCGTCTGAATATCGCGTTGTCGGACGTGAGATGCCGCGCGTGGATATCCCCGACAAGGTGACGGGGCGCATGGTCTATGTGCACGATGTCCGTGTTCCTGCGATGTTGCATGCCCGCGTAGTCCGTCCGCCTTACGCTGGCTACGACCACGGCCCGTTCGTTGGTCGCTCCCTGTTGGACGTGGACCGGGAATCCGTTGCCCATATCACGGGGCTTGTCGATGTGGTGGTCATTGGCGATTTTGTCGGTGTTGTCACGGAACGTGAAGAACAGGCGGTGGAAGCAGCGTATGCGCTAAAAGTAACATGGGCTCCTCCGGCATTGCCCGATCTGTCCGATCCGATCGAGGCAGTCAAAAAAAATCCATATGAGCCACGTGTAGTTCTTGATCAGGGTGATGCAGAAGGCCATCTGGCAACACTCGCGCATCGGCTGGATCGGGAATACCATTGGCCCTATCAGATGCACGGTTCCATCGGACCATCCTGCTCGGTGGCGGACTGGAGCGACGAGGGGCTGACCGTCTGGTCTGGGACGCAAAATCCCCATATGTTGCAAGCTGATATCGCCATGCTGATGGGGCTGCCAAAAGAGCAGGTCACCATTGTCCGGCATGAAGCAGCGGGATGCTATGGACGCAACTGTGCGGATGATGTGGGTGGTGATGCCGCCCTGCTGTCCCGTGCGGTCGGGCGTCCGGTCCGAGTGCAGCTTTCCCGTGAGCAGGAGCATGTCTGGGAACCGAAAGGCACGGCGCAGCTTATCAGCATCAGAGGTGGTCTGGACGAGGCTGGCAATCCTGTCGCCTATGATCTGGACACGAGTTATCCCTCGAATGTTTCGCCACTGCTGGCGCTGGTACTGACCGGCGTTGTGCCCGGTGATATTCCCGTCGTCACGCAGATGGGCGACCGGACCGCCATTCCGCCCTATGACTACACGAACGCACGCATCACGGTGAAGGATATGCCACCGATGGCGCGGGCGTCATGGTTTCGTGGCGTGTCAGCCCTTCCAAACAGTTTTGCGCATGACAGCTACATTGATGAACTGGCGGCAGAGGCCGGGGTGGACCCGCTGGAATACCGCCTGCGGTATCTACCCGACCAGCGAGCGGCGGACCTGCTGAAAGCCACGGCAGCGAGGGCGGGGTGGGAACCGCGCACTGAAGCGCCGCAGCCTGATCCGCAAGAGCGGATTTTACAGGGACGTGGACTGGCCTACGCGTTGTATGTTCATGGACCCTTTCCTGGAAAACCTGCTGCGTGGTCAGCATGGGTCGCGGATGTTGAGGTCGATCGTCTGACGGGCGTTGTCAGTGTGACCCGTGCCGTGGTGGGGCAGGACGCAGGCCTGATGATCAATCCCGCCGGGGTGCGTCATCAGCTGCATGGCAATGTCGTGCAGTCCACCAGCCGTATTCTCACGGAACAGGTTACGTTCGACGACAAGGGCGTGGAGAGCCGGGAATGGGGCGGATATCCCATCATCCAGTTCCCTGATGTTCCGGAAATCGAGCCGGTTCTCATGGAGCGACCCGACCAGCCGCCACTGGGTGCAGGTGAATCGGCTTCCGTGCCGAGTGCGGCTGCTATCGCGAATGCGATTTATGCGGCTACAGGCGTGCGTTTTCGGGATGTTCCGTTTACGCCTGAAAAGGTCAAGGCGCGGCTGGATGAAGCTCTTGGACCGTTGGAGCAGCAGTCTCCCACTCCATTACTCCCCCTTGCTGTGTCCGGTGAGCCAGCGCAGCCTGCTTTACGGCAGGGTTGGAAAGGCCTGCTCCGCACAGCGGGTTTCGGGGCGGTCTTCGCCGTGGCGGGGAGCGCGCTGACCGGCCTGCTGCCGTGGCGCGCACCGATCGCACCCGTCGCGCCTCCCGCGTCGGGTATGTTCTCGCCGGAAATCATCGCACGCGGAAAGCTGGTGGCTGCCGCAGGTGATTGCGCCGTTTGTCATACCGCTCCGGGCAGTCATGAGAATGCTGGTGGGTTTGCGCTGGAGACGCCGTTCGGCATCATCTATTCCACCAACCTGACACCAGATCCGGCAACGGGTATCGGTCGATGGTCCTATCAGGCGTTCGAGCGGGCGATGCGCGAAGGCATAGGACGTGATGGCCGTCATCTTTATCCCGCTTTTCCTTACACGGCTTTTGCCAAAACCAGTGATGAGGACATGCAGGCGCTTTATGCCTACCTCATGTCGCAGGAGCCGGTAAGGAAACAGTCACCGAAAACAACTCTGAAATTCCCCTATAATCTCCGCTTTTCCATGGCTGGATGGAACGCACTGTTTCACAGCACCGCACCTTTCGTGGAAAATCCGGCGCAGTCAGCGCAGTGGAACCGAGGCGCGTATCTGGCGGAAGGATTGGGGCATTGTTCCGCCTGTCATACGCCGCGCAATGCTTTGGGTGCAGAGCGTACGAAAACCGCTTATCTGGCGGGCGGCGAAGCCGAAGGCTGGGTCGCGCCCGCGCTGTCTGCGCTGTCCCGCTCGCCGATACCGTGGAGCGAGGACGATCTCTACGCCTATCTGCGGACGGGATTCAGCCCGAATCACGGTCCTGCCGGTGGTCCGATGGCGCCGGTGGTGCATGCGATGGAAGTCCTGCCGGATGAGGATGTCCGCGCCATCGCTCATTACATCGCGTCCTTCGATACGCGGCAGACATCTGTTGGCGTTACTGCCCGTCGTGAAGAAGTGTTGACCCGCACAGCATCTTTGCAGGCGTTGGAAAAAGGTGAGGGGGCTCGGATTTACAACTCGGCCTGCGCCGTGTGCCACGAGGGAGAAGGAGCGCACCTCTATGGAGCCCGTCCGCAACTGGCTTTGAACAGCAATGTGTGGGCTGACACGCCGGATAATCTCATCCGTGTGCTGCTTGATGGTGCGCCGTCACCGGCCCATCAGGCGGAAAACATGATGCCCGCTTACCGTCATCTGCTGTCGGATCGGCAGATGGCGGAAGTGTTGGCGTTCCTGCGTCGCACCATGGCTCCCGAAAAGGGGGAATGGAGCGACCTTGCTACCCGCGTTGCCCGTATCCGCGCCGAAGGAGGGCACTGA
- a CDS encoding 2,5-dihydroxypyridine 5,6-dioxygenase codes for MPVSDFELVQSWRQVLDLCKLQGGQSVTILTSRGTNEQTLRCAILAVQEKGAFANRLDLQPSNGGTSLSRDPLAYVGTTPLTGNRAAVEMLKASDLVLDLMTLLFSAEQHEILEAGGRILLAVEPPDVLVRMTPTAEDRERVLAASAKLRAARTMKVTSAAGTDATFALGEYPILEEYGFVEKPGRWDHWPSGFLATWANEGTAEGKIVLAPGDILLPQKSYVTAPITCHLEKGYVRAIEGGFEADHLRDYMESFNDPEVYAVSHIGWGLQDRAHWSVMGFYDREASIGMDPRACAGNFLWSTGPNNEAGGDRETACHIDIPMRDCTVMIDNETVVKDGKLVGEA; via the coding sequence ATGCCTGTAAGTGATTTTGAACTTGTTCAGTCCTGGCGTCAGGTTCTGGATCTCTGCAAATTGCAGGGGGGCCAGAGTGTGACAATCCTCACATCGCGAGGCACCAACGAGCAGACCCTGCGCTGCGCCATTCTGGCGGTGCAGGAAAAGGGAGCGTTCGCCAATCGCCTTGATCTCCAGCCGAGTAATGGCGGCACTTCTCTTTCCCGCGATCCGCTCGCCTATGTCGGGACGACGCCGCTGACCGGTAATCGGGCGGCTGTCGAGATGCTCAAGGCCAGTGATCTGGTCCTTGATCTGATGACCCTGCTTTTCTCTGCTGAACAGCACGAGATTCTCGAAGCAGGCGGTCGCATCCTGTTGGCGGTCGAGCCGCCTGATGTGCTGGTGCGCATGACGCCGACTGCCGAGGATCGCGAGCGTGTTCTGGCGGCTTCTGCCAAACTGCGGGCGGCCCGTACCATGAAGGTGACGTCCGCAGCAGGCACCGACGCGACGTTCGCGCTCGGGGAATATCCGATTCTTGAAGAATATGGCTTCGTGGAAAAGCCGGGTCGCTGGGATCACTGGCCGAGCGGCTTCCTCGCGACATGGGCGAACGAAGGCACGGCAGAAGGCAAGATCGTTCTCGCGCCCGGCGATATTCTGCTGCCGCAGAAAAGTTATGTCACCGCGCCGATCACCTGCCATCTCGAAAAAGGATATGTGCGGGCGATTGAGGGTGGTTTCGAAGCCGACCATCTGCGCGATTACATGGAAAGCTTCAACGATCCGGAAGTGTACGCAGTATCGCATATCGGCTGGGGGCTTCAGGACCGTGCGCACTGGTCCGTCATGGGCTTTTATGACCGGGAAGCCAGTATTGGCATGGACCCGCGAGCCTGTGCCGGAAACTTCCTGTGGTCCACGGGACCGAACAATGAAGCGGGTGGTGATCGCGAGACAGCATGTCACATCGATATCCCGATGCGCGACTGCACGGTGATGATCGACAATGAGACAGTGGTGAAAGACGGCAAACTGGTGGGAGAAGCCTGA
- a CDS encoding isochorismatase family protein: MTSDGMRDEARYKKQGFGNEIGITGGIGLLIVDFVNGFADPEAFGGGNIPEAIERTRTLLAVARKKGWKVAHTRIVFADDGADGNIFSLKVPSMLGLTEDNPASAIVPELAPAKGEYVVRKTVPSAFSGTPLAAWYVTHGVQTVIVAGCVTSGCVRASVLDAMQAGFRPVVISDCVGDRAIGPHEANLFDMAQKCGDVMDLDTLLSRMPNQ, translated from the coding sequence ATGACATCCGACGGCATGCGCGATGAGGCGCGGTACAAGAAACAGGGATTTGGCAACGAGATCGGGATCACGGGCGGCATCGGCCTTCTGATTGTCGATTTCGTCAATGGCTTTGCAGATCCGGAGGCTTTCGGTGGCGGCAACATTCCGGAGGCCATCGAGCGCACGCGCACGCTGCTGGCGGTTGCGCGTAAGAAGGGCTGGAAAGTAGCCCATACCCGTATCGTCTTTGCAGATGATGGTGCTGATGGCAACATCTTCTCACTCAAGGTGCCGTCCATGCTGGGGCTGACGGAAGATAATCCCGCTTCGGCCATCGTACCCGAGCTGGCGCCAGCGAAGGGTGAATATGTCGTGCGCAAGACGGTGCCATCCGCCTTTTCCGGCACACCGCTCGCTGCATGGTATGTGACACATGGTGTGCAGACCGTAATCGTTGCGGGATGTGTGACATCGGGCTGCGTACGCGCAAGTGTGCTTGATGCCATGCAGGCGGGTTTCCGTCCGGTGGTGATCTCGGACTGTGTGGGGGACCGTGCGATCGGGCCACATGAAGCCAATCTCTTCGACATGGCTCAGAAGTGCGGTGACGTCATGGATCTTGATACGCTGCTTTCCCGCATGCCCAATCAGTAA